TCACTCGCCAGAAGAGAGTTGATATTGTAGGCGGGGTCTGCAGCGACAGGGGCGGGGCCCGTTTCGGTTAGATCCACCTCGCTCTCGCTGGAGGTGGAGCTTGTGCTCATGGTGGAGACCCCGTCGGGGAGGGCACAGGTGGCGCCGGGAGGGCAGATCTCATTGGGGATGCACACCTCTGTGGGGATTATGACCTCGGTGGGAATACACACCTCCGGCTCGCTGCTAGTTTCGCTGGTGCTGGAGACCACAGAGAGCAGCGACATCTTCCTGCTGAGTCGGCTCGGCAGCAGAGAGAGGGCGTAGTCGGCCACGATGCCTGCCACGTCCATTCCGCACACCTGGTCAAACGCGATGAAGCCCACGTTGGCGTTGGCCTCGCACACCACGAAGGAGCCGTCGTTCAGCTGCAGTAGGTCGATTCCGCACACGTCCATCCCCAAAATATTGCACACCTGGACGGCTAGCTGCTTTCCCTGCTCGCTGAGGGGACACATCATTCCCACGCCACCTAGCGAAAGAGAGCACGTGTTGAGCTGGGAAACTTTTTTTGATAGTTTCCGTAGGATGCCTCAGGCAAGAAAGCTTGTGATATGCAAGTCACTTTGCATAAATGTGCTAACTAAATATACTTGGTTTTACGAAAGTGCCATTCATCATCAACTGTGATGAAGTTACGCAAAAAAGGCAGTTACAGCTACATTAACACATTTTCTGATGATATGCCAGATTTACTAACggatttaacattttaacattttaaacacaacacTGATTTAGTCTTGCTTTAGTTTTTGGCAGTTACCACCAAATTTGTACATTTGTCATTTAATGCATTACTTGCATCACCAAACCATTTCAGTCACAATAAAAGAACAGCTCTGACTGGGATCTCCATATAActctttatttagttttataaaaCCATACCCAGCGAACAATTGCTCTGCATGCGCCCGTCGGTAGAGCAACGCAGCATGGATCCGATCACTCTACCCCCCACCAGAACCACTCGCACATCTCGTCCATGGCTTTCTTTAACGTACTCTTGAAACAAGTATGGGGCGTCATGACGAATCAGGTGACACAGGTCTGATAGATGATGCTTGTCCCGGGCCAAAAACACAGCTTTACCTGTTCAGATCAAAACAGAGCGCACAATTTTAACTTTATACAAGTGCTGCACTTTTGCTCATGCAAAACTGGGTGAAAAGGTAATCTGGCTCAATTTTAACTTCAGAGCTGCCAAGCccagtgttttttcttttccaaGATGTTGCAAAATCTTCACAAAAGGAAATAACATAAAAGGAAATAGCATAAAAACACTGACACTAATAGGAGGGAGCACCTTATGGAGAAACGAGTTGAGTGCATCGCTCAAGGGCTCAAAGGTGACAAAGCAGGGCCGTGATCTGAGGCATTCGGCTACCACACTTAATTCCCCACAGGAGACCTTTCGAAACATGTCAGCCTGGCAAAGGTCAACACCGTGTGCGGGTTTACTTTCAACCATAGTTTAACTAATCGCATACCTTTTAAACTAAAGTTCACTCAAACGTCCTGCTTGTCATAACCAGGGTTCTCGCACCAATAGACTTCCATAAATTTCACTCATTTGTCATCACTGGATATggattttaaataattcaagtCTGCAAAGGGCTGctcattaaacattttaaagccaGGCATTACatgcaaaaaaatgcaattCATTTCAATGACATTTCAAGGCTGTCAAAAATGTCATATTTCAGATTCTTTGTTTAACCCCGTAAATACAAAATCTTCACATCTTCAACGAACCAGCTCAAAACGATTACTTGAAACAGATCTTGACGCAAGCATGAACCTGCACAACAGCATTCTGAAACGGCTTATTGTCTGTGAGCACCTGCCAGCAGAATAATCCATGaccaataaattaataaatcatgATATTTACAGCATCATAATTTTGATCAGATGTTGCAGCTGCTCTTAATCTTGCGAAGCCGACAACTGCTCTGCGCAACTTTGAGCGCCAGTCAATTATCTAAAAACAATAGTTTTTAAACTGATGCATGCCAGCAAACACACCACATATTGCTTGAGCGCAGGACAAAGGCCCACCCTGAGCACGGAGCGGGACAAAAACGGCAGTCTTTGTTTTTTGAGGTTAAAAGGGGACAGCGTTTCCAAGCTTCTCGGTTTCTTTATCCTGAGATTCATCATGCTGTGTAATTTCTTTATTGAGGCACAACATGTGAGCCTGTAGACGTAAATTCTACATTTGGGTAAATGTGCTGCTTCCTTCCCCCCCAAAGGACCCCTTATGAACACCAGCTGTTCAGGGATCAGTGCTTTACCTCTATGTCCACGAGCATTCTTCACCACGACAGGGTAACCCAGCGGCTCGGCTTCATCGATCATCTTGCGGAAGTTGTCATGTCCCCCTGGAGATGCACAAACAGTATGTGAATACAGGGCTCAAGACTAACATTTCAgggaggtggcactggtgccaCTAAAGCCGAGCTAAAACTAAGGGACTGTGAGACTACTTGAATTTCTATGGCGCTTacaatacacaacaaagttTCTTGTCATCCTTCATCATCTTGTTGCAGcagcacacacaccacacaacgcAGACAAAGACCTTTGTCAACAAGACCTTGGTCGAAGAGCAGATGCGACCAACAGCGAAAACACATTGCGCTTACTTCTAGTTTGATGGTGGATGGCAAACGAGTTGTTGGTGCGTTTGCGATTTTGGTCGTGATCCGGGGGTTTTGTCGCAGACCTTAGAAATCTGTCCAT
Above is a genomic segment from Triplophysa rosa linkage group LG17, Trosa_1v2, whole genome shotgun sequence containing:
- the rimkla gene encoding beta-citrylglutamate synthase B, whose product is MCSRVWFVTDRRISQEYPQVQILRALKERCVEDDVEFRYLLMDEIVLTITDGQLGLRVGQEIVTSFPQVAVVRVPTPWVQSDSDITVLRHLEKMGCRLVNRPQAILNCVNKFWTFQELAGHGVPLPDTYSYGGHDNFRKMIDEAEPLGYPVVVKNARGHRGKAVFLARDKHHLSDLCHLIRHDAPYLFQEYVKESHGRDVRVVLVGGRVIGSMLRCSTDGRMQSNCSLGGVGMMCPLSEQGKQLAVQVCNILGMDVCGIDLLQLNDGSFVVCEANANVGFIAFDQVCGMDVAGIVADYALSLLPSRLSRKMSLLSVVSSTSETSSEPEVCIPTEVIIPTEVCIPNEICPPGATCALPDGVSTMSTSSTSSESEVDLTETGPAPVAADPAYNINSLLASEI